The following coding sequences are from one Streptomyces dengpaensis window:
- a CDS encoding recombinase family protein: MKSGVERSNEEQHEANVKALAEYRVPITLTGESYKEVGSASDYAHKTRDGFGPLIADLHSSEFGADVLVMWEKSRASRQPREWTAVADACRARGVKIFITTGRLVEAMLLRCRLRDPDARHDLE; this comes from the coding sequence ATGAAGAGCGGAGTCGAGCGCAGCAACGAGGAGCAGCACGAGGCGAACGTCAAGGCTCTCGCGGAGTACCGCGTCCCGATCACGCTGACCGGCGAATCCTACAAGGAGGTTGGCTCCGCGTCCGATTACGCACACAAGACCCGCGACGGCTTCGGCCCGCTCATAGCTGATCTCCACTCGAGCGAGTTCGGCGCCGACGTCCTCGTGATGTGGGAGAAGTCCCGAGCCTCGCGCCAGCCGCGCGAATGGACCGCCGTTGCCGACGCGTGCCGGGCCCGGGGCGTGAAGATCTTCATCACGACGGGCCGTCTAGTTGAGGCGATGCTACTGCGCTGCCGCCTGCGCGACCCAGATGCGCGTCATGATCTGGAGTAG
- a CDS encoding phosphoadenylyl-sulfate reductase — MTATQEERTSEDLKRLAEQAGRDLEDASALEILQWAADTFGKKFCVTSSMEDAVVAHLASRAFPGVDVVFLDTGYHFPETIGTRDAVEAVMDVNVITLTPRQTVAEQDAEYGPRLHDRDPDLCCALRKVKPLEEGLTHYDAWATGLRRDESPTRANTPVVGWDEKRQKVKISPIARWTQDDVDTYVAEHGVLTNPLLTDGYPSVGCAPCTRRVLEGEDARAGRWAGRAKTECGLHG; from the coding sequence ATGACGGCGACTCAGGAAGAGCGTACGAGCGAGGACTTGAAGCGCCTCGCCGAGCAGGCGGGGCGCGACCTCGAAGACGCCTCCGCCCTGGAGATCCTCCAGTGGGCGGCCGACACCTTCGGCAAGAAGTTCTGCGTGACCTCCTCCATGGAGGACGCGGTGGTCGCCCACCTCGCGTCCCGCGCGTTCCCGGGAGTCGACGTCGTCTTCCTCGACACCGGCTACCACTTCCCCGAAACCATCGGCACCCGGGACGCGGTCGAGGCCGTGATGGACGTCAACGTCATCACGCTCACCCCGCGCCAGACGGTGGCCGAGCAGGACGCGGAGTACGGGCCCCGGCTGCATGACCGCGACCCCGACCTGTGCTGCGCGCTGCGCAAGGTCAAGCCCCTCGAAGAGGGCCTGACCCACTACGACGCGTGGGCGACCGGACTGCGCCGCGACGAGTCCCCGACCCGGGCGAACACCCCGGTCGTCGGCTGGGACGAGAAGCGCCAGAAGGTCAAGATCTCGCCGATCGCCCGCTGGACGCAGGACGACGTGGACACGTACGTCGCCGAACACGGAGTCCTCACCAACCCGCTGCTGACGGACGGTTACCCCTCCGTCGGCTGCGCGCCCTGCACCCGCCGGGTCCTGGAGGGCGAGGACGCCCGCGCCGGCCGCTGGGCGGGACGTGCCAAGACCGAGTGCGGGCTGCACGGATGA
- a CDS encoding DUF6879 family protein translates to MQGPAHDASPRRPWQAGEGGCPSVHEDVDSGEIIVHGPSLSDPEDIAQLRHLSEGEVAIVVPRELIVDWGPKDVTRDASIIDLDAFGQLFERFEHTAWRLETRRRYASDEATDTWAQFVQGEAPTWDLRTPWSVTIREKTAGGARVGRVRLVDDPATQGQRYLLAYAEKNTALGEDIRNLSRAEADRLRLPAEDFWIFDSRLVALLNFTDDDELVDVELITEPAEVIRYAMVRDAAIHHAVPYEEFAADMSTREQ, encoded by the coding sequence GTGCAGGGCCCGGCTCATGACGCATCGCCCCGGCGGCCGTGGCAGGCTGGCGAGGGCGGCTGCCCGTCCGTGCACGAGGACGTAGACAGCGGCGAGATCATCGTTCACGGGCCGTCGCTCAGCGACCCCGAGGACATCGCGCAGCTCCGGCACTTGTCCGAAGGAGAGGTGGCGATCGTTGTACCTCGCGAACTGATCGTGGACTGGGGGCCCAAGGACGTGACTCGCGACGCGAGCATCATCGACCTGGACGCGTTCGGACAGCTCTTCGAGCGGTTCGAGCACACCGCCTGGCGGCTGGAGACCCGGCGCCGGTACGCGTCCGACGAGGCGACCGACACGTGGGCGCAGTTCGTCCAGGGCGAGGCTCCGACGTGGGACCTGAGGACTCCGTGGTCCGTGACGATCCGCGAGAAGACCGCAGGTGGCGCACGAGTCGGACGCGTGCGCCTGGTCGACGACCCCGCCACTCAGGGACAGCGCTACCTGCTCGCGTACGCCGAGAAGAACACCGCCCTGGGCGAGGACATCCGCAACCTCTCGCGTGCCGAGGCTGATCGCCTGCGTCTCCCCGCCGAAGACTTCTGGATCTTCGACTCCCGGCTGGTGGCGCTCCTCAACTTCACCGACGATGACGAACTGGTCGACGTCGAGCTGATCACCGAACCGGCTGAGGTGATCAGGTACGCCATGGTCCGGGATGCGGCCATCCACCACGCTGTCCCGTACGAGGAGTTCGCGGCCGACATGAGCACCAGGGAGCAGTGA
- a CDS encoding nitrite/sulfite reductase, producing the protein MAATPQNSAATPRRKVSRHRGEGQWAVGHFTPLNGNEQFKKDDDGLNVRTRIETIYSKRGFDSIDPNDLRGRMRWWGLYTQRKPGIDGGKTAILEPEELDDKYFMLRVRIDGGRLTTQQLRVIGEISQEFARGTADLTDRQNVQYHWIRIEDVPEIWDRLEAVGLSTTEACGDTPRVILGSPVAGIAEDEIIDGTPAIEEIHRRIIGNKDFSNLPRKFKSAISGSPLLDVAHEINDIAFVGVNHPEHGPGFDLWVGGGLSTNPKIGQRLGAWVPLDEVPDVYTGVISIFRDYGYRRLRTRARLKFLVADWGVEKFRQVLEDEYLQRKLVDGPAPDQPVARWRDHVGVHRQQDGRYYVGFAPRVGRVDGATLTKIAELAEAHGSGRLRTTVEQKMIVLDVDESRIDSLVEGLEALDLTVRPSPFRRGTMACTGIEYCKLAIVETKARGASLIDELERRIPEFDEPITININGCPNACARIQVADIGLKGQLVLNDQGEQVEGFQVHLGGALGLEAGFGRKVRGLKVTSEELPDYVERVLKRFQEEREDGERFATWAARASEEALS; encoded by the coding sequence ATGGCCGCCACCCCGCAGAACTCCGCCGCCACGCCCCGCCGCAAGGTGAGTCGTCACCGCGGCGAGGGTCAGTGGGCCGTAGGTCACTTCACCCCGCTCAACGGCAACGAACAGTTCAAGAAGGACGACGACGGTCTCAATGTGCGGACACGCATTGAGACGATCTACTCCAAGCGGGGCTTCGACTCGATCGACCCCAACGACCTTCGCGGACGTATGCGGTGGTGGGGCCTTTACACCCAGCGCAAGCCCGGGATCGACGGCGGCAAGACCGCGATCCTGGAGCCGGAGGAGCTGGACGACAAGTACTTCATGCTGCGCGTCCGCATCGACGGCGGCCGGCTGACCACACAGCAGCTGCGCGTCATCGGCGAGATCTCGCAGGAGTTCGCGCGCGGCACCGCCGACCTGACAGACCGGCAGAACGTCCAGTACCACTGGATCCGCATCGAGGACGTCCCGGAGATCTGGGACCGCCTGGAGGCCGTGGGCCTGTCCACGACCGAGGCCTGTGGTGACACGCCCCGCGTCATCCTCGGCTCGCCCGTCGCCGGGATCGCCGAGGACGAGATCATCGACGGAACGCCCGCGATCGAGGAGATCCACCGCCGGATCATCGGCAACAAGGACTTCTCGAACCTGCCGCGCAAGTTCAAGTCCGCGATCTCCGGCTCGCCGCTCCTCGACGTGGCGCACGAGATCAACGACATCGCGTTCGTCGGCGTGAACCACCCGGAGCACGGCCCGGGCTTCGACCTCTGGGTCGGCGGCGGCCTCTCCACCAACCCCAAGATCGGCCAGCGGCTCGGTGCCTGGGTCCCGCTCGACGAGGTCCCGGACGTCTACACGGGCGTCATCTCGATCTTCCGCGACTACGGCTACCGGCGCCTGCGCACCCGGGCCCGGCTGAAGTTCCTGGTCGCCGACTGGGGTGTCGAGAAGTTCCGCCAGGTCCTGGAGGACGAGTACCTGCAGCGGAAGCTCGTCGACGGCCCCGCGCCCGACCAGCCGGTCGCCCGCTGGCGCGACCACGTCGGTGTGCACCGGCAGCAGGACGGCCGCTACTACGTCGGCTTCGCCCCGCGCGTCGGCCGCGTCGACGGCGCGACCCTCACGAAGATCGCCGAGCTGGCCGAGGCACACGGCTCGGGCCGCCTGCGCACCACCGTCGAGCAGAAGATGATCGTCCTCGATGTGGACGAGTCGCGGATCGACTCGCTCGTCGAGGGCCTGGAGGCGCTCGACCTGACGGTCAGGCCCTCTCCGTTCCGGCGCGGCACCATGGCCTGCACCGGCATCGAGTACTGCAAGCTCGCGATCGTCGAGACCAAGGCGCGTGGTGCTTCCCTGATCGACGAACTCGAGCGCCGCATCCCCGAGTTCGACGAGCCCATCACCATCAACATCAACGGCTGCCCGAACGCCTGCGCCCGTATCCAGGTCGCGGACATCGGTCTCAAGGGCCAGCTGGTCCTCAACGACCAGGGCGAGCAGGTCGAGGGCTTCCAGGTGCACCTGGGCGGCGCGCTCGGCCTGGAGGCCGGGTTCGGCCGCAAGGTCCGTGGCCTGAAGGTCACTTCGGAGGAGCTGCCCGACTACGTCGAGCGGGTCCTCAAGCGCTTCCAGGAGGAGCGCGAGGACGGCGAACGCTTCGCCACCTGGGCCGCCCGCGCCTCCGAGGAGGCCCTGTCATGA
- a CDS encoding putative leader peptide yields MSGTGIALVSRRHVDLGRMSSAICPAS; encoded by the coding sequence ATGTCTGGAACTGGAATTGCCTTGGTGAGTCGGCGGCACGTCGACCTCGGCCGCATGTCCAGCGCCATCTGTCCGGCGAGCTGA
- a CDS encoding GNAT family N-acetyltransferase — MSNVTVTTWSLEQTAPADLLPAIAPGGDVRIVRSEVPSPEFSRFLYASVGGDIRWTDRLGWTYAQWQEALDRPGVETWVAYDRGTPAGYVELDPQDDGVVEIVHFGLIPAFRGRRIGGHLLTYGAARAWDLAERWPGRAETKRVWLHTCSKDGEHAMDNYQRRGFKLFDTKVEEEPDAATPGPWPGARAV, encoded by the coding sequence ATGAGCAACGTCACTGTGACCACCTGGTCCCTGGAGCAGACGGCCCCGGCCGACCTGCTCCCCGCGATCGCGCCCGGCGGCGACGTCCGGATCGTACGGTCCGAGGTCCCCTCGCCCGAGTTCAGCCGCTTCCTGTACGCGTCGGTCGGCGGGGACATCCGCTGGACGGACCGGCTCGGCTGGACGTACGCGCAGTGGCAGGAGGCCCTGGACAGGCCGGGGGTGGAGACCTGGGTCGCGTACGACAGGGGGACGCCTGCGGGTTATGTCGAGCTCGACCCGCAGGACGACGGTGTCGTGGAGATCGTCCACTTCGGACTGATCCCCGCCTTCCGGGGACGCCGGATCGGCGGGCACCTCCTCACGTACGGTGCCGCGCGCGCCTGGGACCTGGCCGAGCGCTGGCCGGGGCGGGCCGAGACCAAGCGCGTCTGGCTGCATACCTGCAGCAAGGACGGCGAGCACGCGATGGACAACTACCAGCGGCGCGGCTTCAAGCTCTTCGACACCAAGGTCGAGGAGGAGCCGGACGCCGCCACTCCGGGGCCCTGGCCGGGGGCGCGGGCGGTCTGA
- a CDS encoding helix-turn-helix domain-containing protein, with the protein MSTDFQQARAALGERLRELRESAPGDRLTGTILAQRLGWPQSKISKLENGKQTATADELRAWAEATGQPEADGELLARLRGLESHVRSWRRQLASGHKAVQDAHNAAQAQAAVLHAWESSWIVGVLQTPDYARAILSRFTELHGSVRDIEEAVRSRMKRQECLYSAGRKYHILLWEPVLSALICPPSVLAAQLDRLSGVIGLDTVELGIVPIGASLKIPPGGGFWIYDDQQVVVENWHAEIWLDDTDNVATHFKVWRTLRESAVFGTDAQNLISRARRALDVT; encoded by the coding sequence GTGAGCACCGACTTCCAGCAGGCGCGCGCGGCGCTCGGTGAGCGTCTGCGAGAGCTGCGCGAGTCCGCCCCCGGCGATCGACTCACCGGCACGATCCTGGCCCAGCGGCTGGGCTGGCCCCAGTCGAAGATCAGCAAGCTGGAGAACGGCAAGCAGACGGCCACGGCTGACGAGCTCCGGGCCTGGGCCGAGGCCACCGGCCAGCCGGAGGCGGACGGGGAACTCCTCGCCCGCCTCCGGGGACTGGAGTCCCACGTCCGCAGTTGGCGGCGCCAGCTCGCCTCGGGTCACAAGGCCGTCCAGGACGCGCACAACGCGGCGCAGGCTCAGGCGGCGGTCCTCCATGCGTGGGAGTCGTCGTGGATCGTCGGCGTGCTCCAGACGCCCGACTATGCGCGGGCGATTCTCAGTCGATTCACCGAACTGCACGGCTCGGTACGGGACATCGAGGAGGCCGTGCGCTCCCGCATGAAGCGTCAGGAGTGCCTCTACAGCGCGGGCCGGAAGTACCACATCCTCCTCTGGGAGCCCGTACTGAGCGCGCTGATCTGCCCGCCCTCGGTGCTCGCCGCACAGCTCGACCGGCTCTCCGGCGTGATCGGCCTGGACACCGTCGAGCTCGGGATCGTGCCCATCGGCGCGTCTCTGAAGATCCCGCCCGGCGGAGGCTTCTGGATCTACGACGACCAACAGGTCGTCGTAGAGAACTGGCACGCCGAGATCTGGCTCGACGACACGGACAACGTCGCAACCCACTTCAAGGTCTGGCGCACCCTGCGGGAGTCGGCCGTCTTCGGGACGGACGCCCAGAACCTGATCAGCCGTGCGCGCCGGGCCCTCGACGTCACCTAG